The following are encoded in a window of Nibricoccus aquaticus genomic DNA:
- the floA gene encoding flotillin-like protein FloA (flotillin-like protein involved in membrane lipid rafts) produces the protein MDIKLIIIIAVVIAILVVVGVFLSFFSTWLKATLNGAPVSPLNLLGMRLGGVPYGLVVDARITAVKAGIAVSTDKISAHYLAGGNVVPTIQAIIAAQKAGIALDWDRACAIDLATKGSGKSVIEAVRTSVDPKVIDCPNPESGRTTIDGVAKDGIQVKVKARVTVRTNLERFVGGAKEDTIIARVGEGIVSTIGSSESYKSVLESPDSISKTVLARGLDVGSAFEILSIDIADVDVGENVGAKLQEAQAEANKSIAQAQAEIRRAAAVAVEQEMKARVQEMQAEVVRAQSEVPKAMAEAFRTGRLGVMDYYKMENVQADTAMRSSIAKPDGGAHK, from the coding sequence ATGGATATCAAACTCATCATCATCATCGCGGTCGTCATCGCGATCCTCGTGGTCGTCGGCGTTTTTCTGTCGTTCTTCAGCACGTGGCTGAAGGCGACGCTCAACGGTGCACCGGTCAGCCCGCTCAATCTTTTGGGGATGCGGCTGGGCGGCGTGCCTTACGGGTTGGTCGTTGATGCGCGCATCACGGCGGTGAAGGCGGGCATCGCGGTTTCGACGGATAAAATTTCGGCGCATTATCTGGCGGGCGGCAATGTGGTGCCGACGATCCAGGCGATCATCGCGGCGCAGAAGGCAGGCATCGCTTTGGACTGGGATCGTGCGTGCGCGATCGATCTTGCGACCAAGGGCTCGGGCAAATCGGTGATCGAAGCCGTGCGTACCTCGGTCGATCCCAAGGTGATTGATTGCCCTAATCCGGAGAGTGGTCGCACGACGATCGACGGCGTGGCGAAGGACGGCATCCAGGTGAAGGTGAAGGCTCGTGTGACGGTGCGGACCAATCTGGAGCGTTTCGTCGGTGGTGCGAAGGAAGACACGATCATCGCGCGCGTGGGCGAAGGCATTGTTTCCACGATCGGTTCGTCGGAGAGCTACAAGTCGGTGCTTGAATCGCCGGACAGCATTTCGAAGACGGTGCTCGCGCGCGGTCTCGATGTGGGTTCGGCGTTTGAAATTTTGTCCATCGACATCGCTGACGTGGATGTTGGCGAGAACGTCGGTGCGAAACTCCAGGAAGCGCAGGCTGAGGCGAACAAGAGCATCGCGCAGGCGCAGGCGGAAATTCGTCGCGCGGCGGCGGTGGCTGTCGAGCAGGAGATGAAGGCGCGCGTGCAGGAGATGCAGGCGGAAGTCGTGCGCGCTCAGTCGGAAGTACCGAAGGCGATGGCTGAGGCGTTTCGCACCGGTCGTCTGGGCGTGATGGATTACTACAAGATGGAAAATGTGCAGGCGGACACGGCGATGCGTTCGTCGATCGCGAAGCCTGACGGCGGCGCTCACAAGTAA
- a CDS encoding NfeD family protein yields the protein MVRYLFKLWLAVSVAVAACFAQSEPVPALPTGAPVSVEPILKVVAGKKSVMVIPVREAIDEPVLYILRRGLKEAIEQKMDVVVLDMDTPGGSLGTTFEILEALEKFSGQTVTFVNKDAISAGAFIAAATHEIHFAPNGVIGAAAPVSGGGQDIDKTMKAKVVSYLKARIRSISEGKGYRGEVISAMIDESSEFKIGDRVLKKKDELLSLTAKEANEQFGEPAQALLAAGISKDIEELLTKKFGTDGYAVKRLEVTWSEKLAQYLNAIKPILLGLGLLAVFIEFKTPGFGVFGIVGGFLLGIVFLSSYAAGLSGHEPILMFAVGVVLLALELFLFPGVVFVALTGVVLMLGSLVWAMADLWPNEPVSIAWSADAFVQPMMSLGFGVVIAVALGAALLRFMPRGWFWDRMIISAAIDGAAQISGSSVEAGGRVRAMVGRSGVAATDLRPGGQVEIDGERFEARVDVGSVRAGARIVVRGRTDFSLIVEEERA from the coding sequence ATGGTGCGTTATCTGTTTAAGCTTTGGTTGGCGGTCAGTGTCGCAGTGGCGGCGTGTTTCGCGCAGAGCGAGCCGGTGCCTGCGCTGCCGACGGGCGCTCCAGTGTCGGTTGAGCCGATACTCAAGGTGGTCGCGGGCAAGAAGAGTGTGATGGTGATTCCGGTGCGGGAGGCGATCGACGAGCCGGTGCTGTATATTTTGCGGCGCGGATTGAAGGAGGCGATCGAGCAGAAGATGGATGTGGTGGTGCTCGATATGGACACGCCGGGCGGAAGTCTCGGGACGACGTTCGAGATTCTGGAGGCGCTGGAGAAATTTTCCGGGCAGACGGTGACGTTTGTGAACAAGGATGCGATTTCGGCGGGCGCGTTTATCGCGGCGGCGACGCATGAGATTCATTTTGCGCCCAATGGAGTGATCGGGGCGGCGGCACCGGTGAGCGGCGGCGGGCAGGACATCGACAAGACGATGAAGGCGAAGGTCGTCAGTTATCTGAAGGCGCGCATCCGCTCGATTTCGGAAGGAAAGGGTTATCGCGGTGAGGTGATCTCGGCGATGATCGACGAGTCGTCTGAATTTAAGATCGGAGACCGCGTGCTGAAGAAGAAAGACGAGCTGCTTTCGCTGACGGCGAAGGAAGCGAACGAGCAATTCGGCGAACCGGCGCAGGCGCTGCTGGCGGCGGGGATTTCAAAGGATATTGAGGAGTTGCTGACGAAGAAATTTGGCACGGACGGTTATGCGGTAAAGCGGCTGGAGGTGACCTGGTCGGAGAAACTCGCGCAGTATCTGAACGCAATTAAGCCGATATTGCTCGGGCTTGGGTTGCTGGCGGTGTTCATCGAGTTCAAGACGCCGGGTTTTGGTGTGTTTGGAATCGTGGGCGGTTTTCTGCTGGGGATTGTTTTCCTGAGCAGCTACGCGGCGGGGCTTTCCGGGCATGAGCCGATTCTGATGTTTGCGGTGGGGGTCGTGCTGCTGGCGCTGGAGTTGTTTTTGTTTCCCGGCGTGGTGTTCGTAGCGCTCACGGGTGTCGTTTTGATGCTGGGTTCGCTGGTGTGGGCGATGGCGGATCTGTGGCCGAATGAACCGGTGTCGATCGCGTGGTCGGCGGATGCGTTTGTGCAGCCGATGATGAGTCTGGGCTTCGGCGTGGTGATCGCGGTCGCGCTGGGTGCGGCGTTGTTGCGCTTCATGCCGCGCGGCTGGTTTTGGGACAGGATGATCATCAGTGCGGCCATCGATGGCGCGGCGCAGATCTCGGGCTCGTCCGTAGAAGCGGGCGGACGGGTGCGCGCGATGGTCGGGCGTAGTGGCGTCGCGGCGACTGATCTGCGGCCTGGCGGGCAGGTGGAGATCGACGGGGAGCGTTTCGAGGCTCGCGTGGATGTCGGCTCGGTGCGCGCGGGTGCGCGGATCGTGGTGCGCGGGCGGACGGATTTTTCGCTGATCGTCGAGGAGGAGCGCGCATGA
- a CDS encoding NfeD family protein produces MNAVVILFILGIALLAAEVCLPGAVAGILGGLAMVAGCVVAFQQFGFSGGMTAVGLASGVLLLTLYLELVWLPKSRFGRAMVVTSAIDGTSQAPLADAGQVVGKEAEAVTPLAPSGFVLIEGRRYEAFCRSGHASIGAKLRVVGLDNFRLIVAQS; encoded by the coding sequence ATGAACGCGGTGGTGATTTTGTTTATTCTCGGGATCGCGTTGCTGGCGGCGGAAGTGTGTCTGCCGGGCGCGGTCGCGGGCATTCTTGGCGGGCTGGCGATGGTGGCGGGCTGCGTGGTGGCTTTTCAGCAGTTTGGATTTTCGGGAGGGATGACGGCGGTGGGGCTCGCGAGCGGCGTGCTGTTACTGACATTGTATCTCGAGCTGGTGTGGCTGCCGAAGTCGCGGTTTGGGCGCGCGATGGTGGTGACTTCGGCGATCGACGGGACCAGCCAGGCGCCGCTGGCGGATGCGGGGCAGGTCGTCGGTAAGGAAGCCGAGGCGGTGACGCCGCTGGCGCCGAGCGGCTTTGTGCTGATCGAAGGGCGACGCTACGAAGCGTTTTGCCGGTCCGGACATGCGAGCATCGGCGCGAAGTTGCGCGTCGTGGGGCTCGATAATTTTCGTCTCATTGTCGCTCAGTCGTAA
- a CDS encoding helix-turn-helix domain-containing protein, whose amino-acid sequence MQSIGERLEEARKRKGISIREAAEATKIRGEYLHKFESNQYDIKLPEIYVRGFLRTYANYLKLPGDKIINDYNGLGLNEAKQRSLSREVYGRMDLSVSNAKAEKNSKEPGSDTAATEGVSSAESATRNPATFVPQGGGGAISIDKKLLIKFGAIAAAIILVLVVGLWALFGRSSSSKPSAAPGEIWQKPTEGEAYFSLVAKGPVTVTVTGVRDGNTLYKGTIPLGDTRMIPRRGHARVVASPAQNLEFNFGGTPYPMKAGGTAEIDAPPQK is encoded by the coding sequence ATGCAATCGATCGGTGAACGCTTGGAAGAAGCACGCAAACGTAAGGGCATCTCCATCCGCGAAGCGGCCGAGGCCACCAAGATCCGCGGCGAGTACCTCCACAAATTCGAGAGCAACCAGTACGACATCAAGCTCCCAGAGATCTACGTGCGCGGCTTCCTCCGCACCTACGCCAACTACCTCAAGCTCCCCGGCGACAAGATCATCAACGACTACAACGGCCTCGGCCTCAACGAGGCGAAACAACGCTCCCTGAGCCGCGAAGTGTACGGCCGCATGGACCTCTCCGTCTCCAACGCGAAGGCCGAGAAAAACAGCAAAGAACCCGGCTCCGACACCGCCGCTACCGAAGGCGTCTCCTCGGCCGAATCAGCCACCCGCAACCCCGCGACATTTGTCCCGCAGGGCGGCGGCGGTGCCATCAGCATCGACAAAAAACTCCTCATCAAATTCGGCGCCATCGCCGCCGCCATCATTCTCGTCCTCGTCGTCGGCCTCTGGGCACTCTTCGGCCGCAGCAGCAGCTCCAAACCATCCGCCGCCCCCGGCGAAATCTGGCAGAAGCCCACCGAAGGCGAAGCCTACTTCTCACTCGTCGCCAAAGGCCCCGTCACCGTCACCGTGACTGGCGTTCGCGACGGCAACACTCTCTACAAAGGCACCATCCCGCTCGGCGACACCCGCATGATCCCGCGCCGCGGCCACGCCCGCGTCGTCGCCTCACCGGCCCAAAACCTCGAATTCAATTTCGGCGGCACGCCTTACCCGATGAAGGCAGGCGGCACTGCGGAAATCGACGCCCCGCCCCAAAAGTAA
- a CDS encoding diacylglycerol kinase family protein has protein sequence MIAARLRSFGHAMRGGMTLLKTQPNARIHLVATVGVVVAGAVWRISPGEWALVAVACGLVWMAEAFNTALEFLADEVSLERREGIKRAKDVAAFAVLVAAGAAVGIGAVVFGARIVAMF, from the coding sequence ATGATCGCGGCGCGGCTGAGGAGTTTCGGTCATGCGATGCGCGGCGGGATGACATTATTGAAGACGCAGCCGAATGCGCGTATTCATTTGGTGGCCACAGTGGGTGTGGTGGTGGCTGGAGCGGTTTGGAGAATTTCGCCGGGCGAATGGGCGTTGGTAGCGGTGGCGTGCGGGCTGGTGTGGATGGCGGAGGCATTCAACACGGCGCTGGAGTTTCTGGCGGACGAGGTGTCGCTGGAGCGGCGCGAGGGGATCAAGCGGGCGAAGGATGTGGCGGCGTTTGCCGTGCTGGTGGCGGCGGGCGCGGCGGTGGGGATTGGCGCGGTGGTATTCGGTGCGCGGATCGTGGCGATGTTTTGA